Proteins found in one Oreochromis niloticus isolate F11D_XX linkage group LG22, O_niloticus_UMD_NMBU, whole genome shotgun sequence genomic segment:
- the dnajc8 gene encoding dnaJ homolog subfamily C member 8, whose protein sequence is MATAEGESSVHSVSDELFQNFYTEVKQIEKRDSVLTSKQQIDRLLRPGASYFNLNPFEVLQIDPEATDDELKKRFRALSILVHPDKNQDDPDRSQKAFEAVDKAYKLLLDPEQKKRALDVIHAGKEYVEHMVKEKRKQLKKEGKPLDVEEDDPEMFKQAVYKQTMKLFAELEIKRKEREAKEMHERKRAREEEIEAAENAKRQREWQKNFEETRDGRVDSWRNFQAKGKSKEKKNRSFLKPPKVKMEQRE, encoded by the exons ATGGCGACCGCCGAGGGAGAGTCTTCTGTGCATAGTGTGTCGGATGAATTATTTCAAAATTTTTATACTGAG gtGAAGCAGATTGAGAAGCGAGACTCTGTGTTAACCTCCAAGCAGCAGATTGACAGACTGCTCAGACCTGGCGCATCATACTTCAATCTCAACCCTTTTGAG GTTCTGCAAATTGATCCAGAGGCAACAGATGATGAACTGAAGAAAAGGTTTCGGGCG TTGTCCATTTTGGTCCATCCAGACAAAAATCAGGATGATCCAGACAGATCGCAGAAAGCTTTCGAAG CTGTGGACAAGGCATACAAACTCTTACTGGATCCAGAGCAGAAGAAGAGAGCCTTAGATGTGATTCATGCAGGAAAGGAATATGTGGAGCATATG gtaaaagagaaaaggaaacagTTGAAGAAAGAAGGGAAACCACTGGATGTGGAGGAAGATGATCCGGAAATG ttCAAGCAAGCAGTGTACAAACAGACCATGAAGCTGTTCGCAGAGCTGGAAATCAAGAGGAAGGAGAGGGAAGCAAAGGAAATGCATGAAAG GAAAAGGGCGAGAGAAGAAGAAATCGAGGCGGCAGAGAACGCTAAGCGACAGCGAGAGTGGCAGAAAAACTTCGAG GAAACAAGAGATGGACGTGTGGACAGCTGGAGGAACTTCCAGGCCAAAGGAAAAAgcaaagagaagaagaacagGTCCTTCCTAAAGCCCCCTAAAGTCAAAATGGAACAGAGGGAATGA